The Marivivens sp. LCG002 genome contains a region encoding:
- a CDS encoding IS630 family transposase (programmed frameshift): MSAPFPLALRSRFQRLIEEGLSGRAAALRLKLSPATGARWARQVSIEGHAEPARQGPPPGKGKLAPHQAFLEKLVAQDPDITLFELRDSLAEAEGVRVHHSSIANLLSQFGFTYKKSLVATERRRAKVRQRRADWFKHRLPAIATLPDRVVLIDETAVKTNLTRLRGRSQRGERLTMDAPFGSWGTQTLIAGLSQEALIAPWVIKGAMDGTAFAAYIREVLIPEIAPGTVVILDNLATHRNKEAAQALREHGCWFLYLPLYSPDLNPIEQAFSKLKAHLRKIGARTFTEVFAAIGSICDENEPEECSNYFKAAGYVAG; this comes from the exons ATGTCGGCACCTTTTCCTTTGGCTCTTCGGTCGCGGTTTCAGAGATTGATTGAAGAAGGGTTAAGCGGGCGCGCTGCGGCGCTGCGTCTTAAATTATCACCTGCAACTGGTGCGCGGTGGGCCCGGCAGGTGAGCATAGAAGGCCATGCCGAACCTGCTCGCCAGGGACCTCCGCCCGGTAAAGGAAAGCTGGCACCACATCAGGCCTTTCTCGAAAAACTGGTTGCACAGGACCCCGATATTACTCTCTTCGAGCTTCGCGATTCACTTGCCGAAGCCGAGGGCGTGCGGGTGCATCATTCCTCCATCGCCAACTTACTGTCTCAGTTCGGCTTCACGTAT AAAAAGTCGCTGGTTGCCACTGAGCGTCGCCGAGCCAAGGTAAGACAACGGCGAGCGGACTGGTTCAAACATCGACTTCCTGCAATAGCCACCTTGCCGGATCGTGTTGTCTTAATTGATGAAACTGCAGTGAAGACGAACTTGACCCGCTTGCGGGGCAGGTCCCAACGAGGCGAGCGACTGACAATGGATGCACCCTTCGGAAGCTGGGGGACGCAGACGCTCATCGCGGGCCTGAGCCAAGAAGCGCTGATTGCACCTTGGGTCATCAAGGGCGCGATGGACGGCACCGCCTTTGCCGCCTACATCCGCGAAGTGCTGATCCCCGAGATCGCGCCCGGCACAGTCGTAATCCTCGATAACCTCGCCACGCATCGGAACAAGGAGGCCGCGCAGGCTTTGCGCGAACACGGCTGCTGGTTCCTTTACCTGCCGCTATACTCACCGGATCTGAACCCGATCGAACAAGCTTTCTCCAAACTCAAAGCACACCTTCGAAAGATCGGTGCCAGAACCTTCACCGAAGTCTTTGCGGCAATTGGATCAATCTGCGATGAAAACGAACCAGAAGAGTGCTCGAACTACTTCAAAGCTGCAGGATATGTCGCAGGTTAA
- a CDS encoding IS630 family transposase (programmed frameshift), with translation MPNLLSADIRARFELLFGQGLTGREIGRRLMISAASASRLSQKLKRWLSLTPADNPRNSCHGRLAPYHVFLVELIHQDPDITLKELQGALADGHDVTASVSGLDQALKRLGYTYKKSLIADERMRARVKRARADWFAHRVPAISAMPERVVFIDETSVKTNLTRIRGRSLKGTRLTASAPFRSWGTQTLIAGLGPSEFVAPWVIKGAMDGPAFVANVRDVLIPEIEPGTAVVLENLATHRNKEAEAILRAHGYWFLFLPPYSPDLNPIEMAFSKLKAHLRRIGARSFTGLFEAISEICDLYTPQECWNYFCEAG, from the exons ATGCCCAACCTGCTTTCTGCCGATATTCGAGCCCGTTTTGAGTTGCTCTTTGGTCAAGGTTTGACAGGTCGAGAGATCGGTCGTCGATTGATGATTTCCGCGGCATCGGCGTCGCGCCTATCTCAAAAGCTCAAACGGTGGCTGAGCCTGACACCAGCCGATAACCCGCGCAATTCTTGCCATGGCAGGCTGGCCCCCTACCATGTCTTTCTGGTTGAATTGATCCATCAAGATCCAGATATCACGCTCAAGGAGCTTCAGGGTGCTCTTGCGGATGGGCATGACGTGACCGCGTCTGTCTCCGGCTTAGATCAAGCCCTCAAGCGGTTGGGTTATACTTAT AAAAAGAGCCTCATTGCGGATGAACGCATGCGCGCAAGGGTAAAGCGCGCGCGAGCTGATTGGTTTGCACATCGTGTTCCTGCGATCAGCGCAATGCCTGAACGCGTTGTGTTCATTGACGAAACATCGGTCAAAACCAATCTGACGCGGATACGCGGTCGCTCCTTGAAAGGCACACGGCTGACAGCATCCGCTCCTTTTAGATCATGGGGCACCCAGACACTGATTGCCGGCTTGGGTCCATCCGAATTTGTCGCTCCCTGGGTCATCAAGGGTGCAATGGACGGCCCAGCGTTTGTCGCTAACGTCCGAGACGTCCTGATACCCGAGATCGAACCCGGAACCGCTGTCGTCCTCGAAAACTTGGCCACCCATCGCAACAAAGAAGCCGAGGCGATCCTTCGCGCTCACGGCTATTGGTTCCTGTTTTTGCCGCCCTACAGCCCGGACTTGAACCCCATAGAAATGGCGTTCTCAAAACTCAAAGCCCACCTGAGGCGCATTGGAGCGCGGTCATTCACCGGACTGTTCGAAGCCATCAGCGAAATCTGCGATCTCTATACACCTCAGGAATGCTGGAACTACTTTTGCGAGGCCGGATAG